The Coffea arabica cultivar ET-39 chromosome 9e, Coffea Arabica ET-39 HiFi, whole genome shotgun sequence genome has a window encoding:
- the LOC113709633 gene encoding anthocyanidin 3-O-glucosyltransferase 2-like → MEKFKLMMMVSPLMGHLTQALELAKLMLARNNQLSITALIMELPIDPDGTAKIQSLIAATNVEGLHFHHLSTPEDTSDWNITHRRFFILKLLEYQKPHVREIASKTQKLSGFLIDLINMTMIDVADELGVPTYLFFTSGAAFLGLRFHFQTLEDEQNQDTSELVKGESHLVLPSFAKPVPISVLPTLATKEEFRSNVFLKCTRDYRRAKGIIVNTFSYLESNAISSFSLNSYYGKSSLPPIYPVGPILNSSQIQTQSSEDYSSMMKWLDCQPKNSVVFLCFGSLGSFHLDQVQEIAYGIERSGHRFLWVLRRPSTKKGGFPREYENLELVLPEGFLDRTASIGKVVGWVPQLAVLSHSAVGGFVSHCGWNSMLESIFFGVPIATWPIEAEQQLNAFQLVKELGIAVEISLDYNQEKENQALVKAEQVEKGIREIMDCENEVRMRVKEFSEKSRLTTKEGGSSYLALDNIIQDICSRS, encoded by the coding sequence ATGGAGAAATTTAAGCTCATGATGATGGTTTCACCTCTAATGGGGCACCTAACACAAGCTCTTGAGCTGGCCAAGCTCATGCTTGCAAGAAACAATCAATTGTCAATCACAGCCCTGATCATGGAGCTGCCTATTGATCCCGATGGCACAGCCAAAATTCAGTCCCTCATCGCTGCCACAAATGTTGAAGGCCTCCACTTCCACCACCTTTCAACACCAGAAGACACCTCTGATTGGAACATCACACACAGACGTTTCTTCATTCTTAAGCTCCTAGAATATCAGAAGCCTCATGTGAGAGAAATAGCCTCAAAAACTCAAAAATTATCCGGGTTTTTGATTGACTTGATTAACATGACCATGATTGATGTTGCTGACGAGCTTGGAGTTCCTACCTACTTATTCTTCACCTCTGGTGCTGCTTTTCTTGGTCTGAGGTTTCATTTCCAAACCCTTGAAGACGAGCAAAACCAGGACACATCTGAGCTGGTTAAAGGGGAAAGCCATTTAGTTCTCCCTAGTTTTGCGAAACCAGTTCCAATCAGCGTCCTCCCAACTTTAGCAACCAAGGAGGAATTCCGGTCGAACGTCTTCTTGAAATGCACCCGTGACTACAGAAGGGCTAAAGGAATCATAGTTAACACTTTCAGTTATCTTGAATCTAATGCTATTAGTTCATTTTCGTTAAATTCTTATTATGGTAAATCAAGCTTGCCACCAATCTATCCTGTTGGGCCTATTCTGAATAGTTCCCAAATCCAGACTCAATCTAGTGAAGATTATTCATCAATGATGAAATGGCTGGATTGTCAGCCTAAAAACTCGGTAGTTTTTCTGTGTTTTGGCAGCTTGGGAAGTTTCCATCTGGACCAAGTCCAAGAAATAGCTTATGGTATTGAGAGAAGTGGTCATCGGTTCCTATGGGTTCTCAGGCGGCCCTCTACAAAGAAAGGAGGATTTCCTAGGGAGTATGAGAATCTTGAACTTGTGCTCCCCGAAGGGTTCTTGGATCGAACGGCTTCGATCGGAAAAGTCGTGGGTTGGGTTCCACAATTGGCCGTGCTATCACATTCGGCTGTTGGGGGATTTGTTTCGCATTGTGGTTGGAATTCAATGTTGGAGAGCATCTTTTTTGGGGTGCCTATTGCCACCTGGCCTATAGAAGCTGAGCAACAGCTGAATGCGTTCCAATTGGTTAAAGAGTTGGGAATTGCTGTAGAAATTAGTTTGGACTAcaatcaagaaaaggaaaatcaagcTCTTGTGAAAGCCGAGCAAGTAGAGAAAGGCATAAGGGAAATCATGGATTGTGAGAATGAAGTGAGGATGAGGGTTAAAGAATTTAGCGAGAAAAGCAGACTAACCACTAAGGAAGGTGGATCATCTTACTTGGCTTTGGACAATATTATTCAAGATATTTGTTCAAGGTCTTGA